A single region of the Bos mutus isolate GX-2022 chromosome 17, NWIPB_WYAK_1.1, whole genome shotgun sequence genome encodes:
- the CRYBA4 gene encoding beta-crystallin A4 has translation MSLQCTKSAGHWKIVVWDEEGFQGRRHEFTAECPSVLELGFETVRSLKVLSGAWVGFEHAGFQGQQYVLERGEYPSWDAWSGNTSYPAERLTSFRPVACANHRDSRLTIFEQENFLGRKGELSDDYPSLQAMGWDGNEVGSFHVHSGAWVCSQFPGYRGFQYVLECDHHSGDYKHFREWGSHAQTFQVQSIRRIQQ, from the exons ATGTCTCTGCAGTGCACCAAGTCGGCAGGACACTGGAAG ATCGTGGTGTGGGATGAGGAGGGCTTCCAGGGCCGGCGGCATGAGTTCACGGCTGAGTGCCCCAGCGTGCTGGAGCTTGGCTTCGAGACTGTTCGATCTTTGAAAGTGCTGAGTGGCGC GTGGGTGGGTTTTGAGCATGCCGGCTTCCAAGGGCAGCAGTATGTGCTGGAGCGGGGTGAGTACCCATCCTGGGATGCGTGGAGCGGCAACACGTCCTACCCCGCCGAGCGGCTCACCTCCTTCCGGCCGGTGGCCTGCGCT AACCACCGCGACTCGAGGCTGACCATCTTCGAGCAGGAGAACTTCCTGGGCAGGAAGGGAGAGCTGAGTGATGATTACCCCTCCCTCCAGGCGATGGGCTGGGATGGCAATGAAGTGGGCTCCTTCCACGTCCACTCTGGGGC CTGGGTTTGCTCCCAGTTTCCTGGCTACCGAGGTTTTCAGTACGTGCTGGAGTGTGACCACCACTCGGGCGACTATAAGCACTTCCGGGAGTGGGGCTCTCACGCCCAGACCTTCCAGGTACAGAGCATCCGAAGGATCCAGCAGTGA